The sequence gagagagagagagaaaaagagagtttcagtgaaattcaaattttgggaAGTTGAAATGAAAACAGAAGTGACACATGGATTGCCAACCTAGACAGGTGAGAGGTCAAAATAATTAACCATTGGATTAAATAGTGGGATGGGATTTGTCCTGTTACACGAGAAATTATTAGATGTAATAGGGTTAATATGGTCTTTTCAATCAATATGATAATGTTATTTATGTAAATATGTGAATGAACTTCTTAATTagtacaaagaataaaaaataaaaattattagagAATGTTacatttacataaataaaaatattttattggttaagagataaaaaaaaactacataagCGGTTCTGTGataaagttaataatttttccTATCGTACCCTGTGCAATACCTAGGGTACGGGATCTAAATtcgtttaaattttttttttttttttgataggaccgtttaaaactttaaaacaaatataaattgcGAGACCACGCTTCTCTCTCTCGTACTCTCCCTATTTTGCTCTTTTCAGAGATTTCGCTCTCGTGCTCTCTCTCGCTCTTCCTGACGTCCATTGACTGCGTATCTACCTATTTGTTTTCACAGAGTTTTTGCTTGCAAGCTAATTATTCTGGAGTAAGTGCACTCTGACATGTCTCTTATGCTTTAATTAACACAATTAAAGGGAAGAACCTCCTCCATCATCTGTCTCCACAATAAGGGAGAGGGAGATTGACTAGATTCGTACCAAAACGCCATACATGCTCAATAGTAACAGTTGTTGAGAACTGATACTGATACAGATCTGAGTTGGCAAATACGATTACCATGTCTATATCATATCATTAAATGAAGcctctctctctaatatttttaaagaaatagaataaacttatttttatcttttataaatataattattttaatttctaattcggttatgaaattttattctttatgtatttattgttaggaaaaaagaaatatgggTAGAAAGAGAGATCAATTTTGGGATTATGCTGAGCAAAGTCTAGATGGTCGTTTCAAATGTAATTTTTGTCATGGTGATTTTCCTGGAGGTGCAACAAGGATTAAGGCACACTTGGCTGGAGTTTCAGGCCATAACATTGTGGCATGTGTAGCCGTGTCTCAAGAAGTTCAAAAAGAAGCCCGGGCAACTCAAGAGACTAACAAAAAGCTTAAATGTGCATCATCCTCAAGCAGTGCTAAGGAGAGTTcagcttcatcttcatcatcaaataTTATGGATAGAATTGTCACACAGGTGTTTGTTTAGTCCCAACATAGTTGTTTATTTCTAACAAAGCCATACCTTTTTAACACTTTGGAAACCTTTTCATACTAATTTCTCTTTTGCAGGGCAAGGAAGAATATATAGTTGAAATTTTCCTCGATGATATTGTGGACAGACTAGTTGCCAATGTATTTTCACTTACAACTGAGCATTCCAAGAACAAGGAGCTGAAAAATCTTCTTTACACGTTATGCAAGATTCATGTCATGTTATATGATGCTCAAAAAAGACAAGTAAGCGATGAGTCTGTGAGGATTTGGTTAACAGAGCTTAAAGATGTAGTTTATGAGGTTGATAATGTGCTAGATGAGTTCAGCTACGACACTTTCCTGAAATACCAAATGATGAATCAGGTACCTAGTTTTTCATTATGCAATTTTGATGAAGTTAAGACCGTCAAACATgcattggaaaatattttgaataaagTAGATGGCTTGGGTCTTAAAATTGAGAATTCAAACCCCAAGATTAGCCTAGACAATATAGATTCCTCCCTTGATGATTCAGAAGTTATAGGAAGAGAATACCGTGTCCTAAAAAGTTGGGATTTactggatgatgatgatgatgtctTTCTAAAATTAAAGTCAAGATTTGATGGTCTTACAATATCATCTTTAAAAAGGTGTTTTGCATATTGTGCAATCTTCCCTAAAGATTATGAAATTAGAAAGGATGAGCTAATTCAGCATTGGATGGCTGAAGGGTTTCTTGAACCATCTAAAGAAAGTATGTTGATGGAGGATATTGGTAacaagtattttaaaattttattggacAAATCCTTTTTACAAAATGGTAAAAGGGACGAGTATGGTAATATTATCAGCTATAGAATGCATGATTCCGTACATGATTTTGTGCtattaatttcaaaatcaagaacTTCTGGTATTTTCAGCCACGTACGAAGTTTATTTGTTGGATTTGATGGCCAAACAACACCAAGAATTTCATTTAAAGGTGATTGTTTCACAAAATTATGCACATTAAGTTTAGAGAATGCTGACTTTGGCGACAGATTATTAGTAGTATTTAAAAGCTTACGTGTTTTAAAGTTATATGGATATAAGAAGACAGAGCTGCCAGAATCAATTGATGTGTTAATACATCTAAGGCTTCTTCACATCACTGGAATTAATCATTTACCAAATTCAATCACTAAGCTTTACAATTTGCAAACTTTAAGAATCGAAGGGTTTCTCATGGAACTTCCAAAAGACCTAAGCAATTTGATTAACTTGAGACATATTTGTATTGATGAAATTAAGAAAGCACCTAAAAATCTAGGGTGGTTGACTTGCCTTCAAACATTGCCAATATTTGTTGTGGGTCGAGATGAAGGTTATCGGATTAAGGAATTGGGAGCTTTAAAGAATCTCAGgggagaaataaaaataagtaatctagagaaggtggaagatgaggaagaagccaaaagtgcaaaattaaaagaaaaggaaatgttCAAGTTGGGATTACACTGGACATCATCAATAAGAGCAGCGGACAGCTATGATAAAGATGAAAAGGTGTTGGAAGGCCTCCATCCTCACCCAAATTTGAAAAGCTTAACAATAGAAAGGTATGAAGGAAAGAAATTCCCATCATGGTGGGCTGGTTTGTCGCTATATCAAAATTTGATTGAGATCTATTTGAATGGGTGTACGGAATGTGAAGAAGTTCCCACCTTGGGACATTTACCCTGTCTTAGGGTTCTTGAAATAATAGGAATGGAGAAGGTAAGAAGTATAGGAAGCGAGTTTTACAGTTACAGTGATGGGAGTTACAGAAATACTACTACATTATTTCCAGCATTGAGAATACTCAAATTGGTGGAGATGATTGCCTTAGAAGTGTGGAAGGATGCAGGTGAGGTGTTGGTGTTTCCATGCCTTGAGGAGTTGACCATAAGTTATTGTAATGAACTGAGAGATTTTCCAGACTCACTGCACACCTGCGTGTCCCTTCAGAAGTTGGTAGTAAAGGAATGTCCTGAGCTGAGGTATTGGCCAGGTGTCCAGTGTGTGGGTTCTACTTCCATTCAATACTCCCACCCCTCTCTCCAAAAGCTCAAATTGTGTGAGTCAGCCCACTCTCTCCTGGGCCAAATTCAATACTTCATTAACCTTAAAATTCTGTGGATACAACGATTTTTTGAAATAGAAGCTTTGCCAGAGTGTTTGGGTTGccttttctctcttcaaaaGCTGTATATTGTGCATTGCAATCACTTGGTGCATCTACCCACCGAGGAAGCCATGCGATGCCTCACCCAGTTGAAAATGCTGATCATTTATGATTGCCCCAATTTGGAAGACAATGAACGGTCCAAGATTGACCACATTCCATTTGTTGATATCCAGGATAGCGGGTAAGTTTACTCATACAATTTATTAGGTTAATCGTTCCATTTGTTGACATacacttgaatttttttttttttttggatggttCTAACATTTTCTATATGGTTTTTACCTTTAGAAGGTGGCCAGATTGCTCTGATTTCGAAGACTAACTCAGGAAGCTGGCAAGAAGTTTGCATCTGGGAACTGTTGCCTCAGGTTTGCTTTCTCCTACCATTTTGGATATTATACATAATTTACTTCATAAATGGTGATTTACAAAACCaaatttagtttatatatatttgtagagtcACAGTGACTATAGCCAATATGCATATCTACAATGTATAGAGTTATGTTGAGTGCAGTCAAATCACTGAATTGTGGTTTCACACTTACATATAAAATGATGAACTCCTGAGTTTTTTATGCTTGTCGAGTATGTAAGCTGTTGCATTTTTTCATATGAGATGGTTAATCAAAATTGCCATTGCATGGTATAACACTTTGTTTATTGTTGTTAAAATTCTGTTTAGCAGTTAAAAGTACTTTTATATGTTACTGATGGCCCTAATGTTCTGCTTTTGTAGAAGACTGgcaattttcttcaaaagcAGTACTATGACTGCAGAACTGATCCATCTGCTTCTACAAATTGCCTCACCCCATTTTGGGACCtgcaaatttttcattttccctaAAAGGAAGGATGTGCTGAAGGAATGGCCCCTGGAGGTCCAAGAGTGTCCGTTACAAATAGATAGCTGGATCATTCAACTGGTAGCATCTGAAATTTATGTGATGCCATAGAAAGCCAATAGTATGTCCATATTTAATGGAAttcctactttttcttttctccaactattatttttatttatttttaattattatagcATCAAATACCATTTCTTcataattttctcattttcttcaacttATTCACAAAATGTCCTTTGCTGTGACTCTTTTAATTGCTGACATGGATATAATGAAGTAATTTCCAGTCATTTATTTGCCATTAGTCGGATAAATTACAAATGCCTTTGTTTCACCATTGATAACAGCAAGTTCTGTCAATCATATAGATAGTTTGATTTGTAATTTactgtttttcttctttttaatatatagtgGAAACTGAGGTTAATGAATTATAAATGATCACAAATAGGCTTCTGTTAACAACTCAAAAGTGTTCTTTCTATAACATAACTTTTAACATCTTTACCACAATAATCTTAAATCTAAGAGTGATAAAGTAATAGATGTAAAATTTTCATggcaacaaaagaaaattgtgaatttatacCTTAGCTTTCCCAGCCTTTGTGCATTTGGGGTGAAAGGAATTGCTGCATTTTCAAGGACAGAGAGTCCACTGCACCAATCTTCAAGTTTTCATTTCTGAAGACTCTTCATGAATGGGGATTGAAGTCCTCTACTCTCTCCACGTTTTCTTTGATGGATTTCCTAGATAGACAACCTTTGTGCCGTTAATTATATGGCTggttttgtgtattttattttctagtctTGTTTTGCTTTgctgtttttctttattttgtataccaaattgatttttaatatattgcaattaccttttcaaaaaaaaaaaaaaaaactttcctaGTCCTTGTGTACTTAAGAAACTTggattcaaagttcaaacagaTTGTCAAACTGAATGTGTTTTCATTATTAGGACCAGTACTCTTAATCAGATCTTGGT is a genomic window of Quercus lobata isolate SW786 chromosome 2, ValleyOak3.0 Primary Assembly, whole genome shotgun sequence containing:
- the LOC115975311 gene encoding putative disease resistance protein RGA3 codes for the protein MGRKRDQFWDYAEQSLDGRFKCNFCHGDFPGGATRIKAHLAGVSGHNIVACVAVSQEVQKEARATQETNKKLKCASSSSSAKESSASSSSSNIMDRIVTQGKEEYIVEIFLDDIVDRLVANVFSLTTEHSKNKELKNLLYTLCKIHVMLYDAQKRQVSDESVRIWLTELKDVVYEVDNVLDEFSYDTFLKYQMMNQVPSFSLCNFDEVKTVKHALENILNKVDGLGLKIENSNPKISLDNIDSSLDDSEVIGREYRVLKSWDLLDDDDDVFLKLKSRFDGLTISSLKRCFAYCAIFPKDYEIRKDELIQHWMAEGFLEPSKESMLMEDIGNKYFKILLDKSFLQNGKRDEYGNIISYRMHDSVHDFVLLISKSRTSGIFSHVRSLFVGFDGQTTPRISFKGDCFTKLCTLSLENADFGDRLLVVFKSLRVLKLYGYKKTELPESIDVLIHLRLLHITGINHLPNSITKLYNLQTLRIEGFLMELPKDLSNLINLRHICIDEIKKAPKNLGWLTCLQTLPIFVVGRDEGYRIKELGALKNLRGEIKISNLEKVEDEEEAKSAKLKEKEMFKLGLHWTSSIRAADSYDKDEKVLEGLHPHPNLKSLTIERYEGKKFPSWWAGLSLYQNLIEIYLNGCTECEEVPTLGHLPCLRVLEIIGMEKVRSIGSEFYSYSDGSYRNTTTLFPALRILKLVEMIALEVWKDAGEVLVFPCLEELTISYCNELRDFPDSLHTCVSLQKLVVKECPELRYWPGVQCVGSTSIQYSHPSLQKLKLCESAHSLLGQIQYFINLKILWIQRFFEIEALPECLGCLFSLQKLYIVHCNHLVHLPTEEAMRCLTQLKMLIIYDCPNLEDNERSKIDHIPFVDIQDSGWPDCSDFED